A genomic window from Gemmatimonadaceae bacterium includes:
- a CDS encoding DUF664 domain-containing protein, whose amino-acid sequence MTTAELIGGVLVRDLHGLRRELEAYDDEADIWRLTPAIPNSAGTLTLHLAGNLRHFVGALLGGTGYLRHRDAEFATRDVPRVELLREIDLACAEIGAVTARLTEPELAQTFPQSVSGHQVSTADMLIHLATHLTFHLGQVDYHRRLLGGSTRSIGAVPPSELRSATPAA is encoded by the coding sequence ATGACCACCGCGGAACTGATCGGCGGCGTGCTCGTGCGCGATCTGCACGGGCTGCGCCGCGAACTCGAAGCGTACGACGACGAAGCCGACATCTGGCGCCTCACCCCCGCCATTCCGAACTCGGCGGGAACGCTGACGCTCCACCTGGCCGGCAACCTGCGCCACTTCGTGGGCGCGCTCCTCGGCGGCACGGGCTACCTGCGCCATCGCGACGCCGAGTTCGCCACGCGCGATGTTCCGCGCGTTGAACTGTTGCGGGAGATCGATCTGGCGTGCGCCGAGATCGGCGCCGTGACGGCGCGGCTCACCGAGCCCGAGCTCGCGCAGACCTTCCCGCAGAGCGTGTCGGGCCACCAGGTGTCCACGGCCGACATGCTCATCCATCTCGCCACGCATCTCACCTTCCACCTTGGCCAGGTGGACTACCACCGCCGCCTGCTCGGCGGGAGCACCCGATCCATCGGCGCCGTGCCGCCGTCGGAACTGCGTTCGGCCACGCCGGCCGCGTGA
- a CDS encoding PaaI family thioesterase, whose product MTGFEPVDPAFEQRVRDSFARQSFMATLGASLAVVRPGEVAIELPFRHALTQQHGFLHAGVVSSVVDSACGYAALTLMPPGAAVLSVEFKVNMLAPAAGRRFVAVGRVRRAGRTITVCEGELRAHDGDAAGEGTLVALMQGTMMTVRDRPGLTD is encoded by the coding sequence ATGACCGGGTTCGAGCCCGTCGATCCGGCGTTCGAGCAGCGGGTGCGCGACAGCTTCGCGCGCCAGAGCTTCATGGCCACGCTGGGCGCCTCGCTCGCGGTGGTGCGGCCCGGCGAGGTGGCCATCGAGTTGCCGTTCCGCCACGCGCTCACGCAACAGCACGGATTCCTGCACGCCGGCGTGGTGTCGTCGGTGGTGGACTCGGCGTGCGGCTACGCGGCGCTCACGCTGATGCCGCCCGGCGCCGCCGTGTTGAGCGTGGAGTTCAAGGTGAACATGCTGGCGCCCGCCGCCGGCCGTCGATTCGTGGCCGTGGGCCGCGTGCGCCGGGCCGGCCGCACGATCACCGTGTGTGAGGGGGAGCTGCGCGCCCACGACGGAGACGCCGCCGGCGAGGGCACCCTGGTGGCCCTCATGCAGGGCACGATGATGACCGTCCGCGACCGCCCCGGGCTCACCGACTGA
- a CDS encoding CopD family protein: MNLSDPLRELLGFIGQYLSLGVIGLRYGVLGRALGRPDADAPRTTILTIASRRAAGVGLVGMLLATGLLAAGIARVMAERHLALATILTAGQGETGVRLVLAALAIVGFLLALARVPAGWPLAGFATVAAALVNILSLHWQTLVNPVHVLAGSLWIGTLFVLMTIAVPAVLGSDQTHEDKALTIADLINAFSPLALISVAVLVLSGVVTAVRHLKFVAALWTTSYGIALVVKLCVVAIVLALGAWNWRRVRPSLGTHAASAKIQRSARLELAFAGLVLLITSVLVSLPSPRLPK, from the coding sequence ATGAACTTGTCGGACCCGCTTCGCGAACTGCTCGGTTTCATCGGCCAGTATCTCTCCCTCGGCGTCATCGGCCTCCGGTATGGTGTGCTCGGGCGCGCGCTCGGTCGCCCCGACGCCGACGCGCCGCGCACCACGATCTTGACCATCGCCTCGCGGCGCGCCGCCGGCGTCGGGCTGGTGGGCATGCTGCTCGCCACGGGCCTGCTGGCGGCAGGGATCGCGCGCGTGATGGCGGAGCGCCACCTCGCGCTCGCCACCATCCTCACGGCGGGCCAGGGCGAGACGGGAGTGCGGCTCGTCCTCGCCGCGCTGGCCATCGTCGGCTTCCTGCTCGCGCTGGCGCGCGTGCCGGCCGGCTGGCCGCTGGCCGGATTCGCCACCGTGGCCGCGGCGCTGGTGAACATCCTCAGCCTGCACTGGCAGACGCTGGTGAATCCGGTGCACGTGCTCGCCGGCTCGCTCTGGATCGGCACGCTGTTCGTGCTGATGACGATCGCGGTGCCCGCGGTGCTGGGCAGCGATCAGACGCACGAGGACAAGGCGCTCACCATCGCCGATCTCATCAATGCCTTCTCGCCCCTGGCCCTGATCTCGGTGGCCGTGCTCGTGCTCTCGGGCGTGGTCACCGCCGTGCGCCACCTCAAGTTCGTGGCGGCGCTCTGGACCACCTCGTACGGCATCGCGCTGGTCGTCAAGCTGTGCGTGGTGGCGATCGTGCTCGCCCTGGGCGCCTGGAACTGGCGCCGCGTGCGGCCGTCGCTCGGCACGCACGCCGCGTCGGCCAAGATCCAGCGGTCGGCTCGCCTCGAACTCGCGTTCGCCGGCCTCGTGCTGCTCATCACGTCGGTGCTGGTGAGCCTCCCCAGCCCGCGGCTCCCCAAGTAG
- a CDS encoding acetate--CoA ligase family protein: MPVTENPNAGQTPAPESPVPQAPSLGPILAPRSIAVVGASRTPGTIGHQLLTNLITEGFTGAVYPVNAKARAVCSVRAVPSVSDLPEPPDLAVICVPKESVLEVADECGAMGVRGLVVISAGFREVGGDGTALERALVDQVRRHGMRMMGPNCMGVINTHPGISMNATFAPGMPPTGHAAFVSQSGALGVSVLDYAREYGIGIAQFASVGNKADVSGNDLLEHWEHDDNVRVILMYVENFGNPRKFLEIASRITRQKPIVVVKSGRSRAGARAAWSHTGALAASDTAVDALLAQAGVLRAASVEELFDIAMALGVTALPRSRRTAIVTNAGGPGILAADALDAAGLDVVELSAQTVDALRPLFPPEASIRNPLDMIASATPDGYRRAVTAFLADPAVDAVLPIFIPPLNSEQEAVAQAIAEAARTNRDKPVLAVLMGRRGLPEGRAELHAAGIPAYVFPESAARALAALNRYRDWISREPEPAVALPVDRDAAAAIVRRALAEGREHLSEFDALQVLAAYGIPVAQATLATGADAAAEAACALGFPVALKIVSRDVIHKSDVGGVRLGVRSAAEARAAFDEIMAAVASHAPNARVDGVLVQRLVQGGHETIAGVVRDPTFGPLVMFGLGGVFVEVLRDVVFRIAPLDRRTANEMVRGIRGLGILTGARGTEPADLAAIADVLRRLAQLALDQPEILELDVNPLLAQGGGAMALDARVRLAPAR, translated from the coding sequence GTGCCGGTTACCGAGAACCCGAATGCGGGCCAGACGCCGGCCCCTGAATCGCCGGTGCCGCAGGCCCCGTCGCTGGGGCCGATCCTCGCGCCCCGGAGCATCGCCGTGGTGGGGGCGTCGCGGACGCCGGGGACGATCGGCCACCAGTTATTGACCAATTTGATCACCGAAGGGTTCACCGGCGCCGTATACCCGGTGAACGCCAAGGCGCGCGCCGTGTGTTCCGTGCGAGCGGTGCCCTCGGTGTCGGACCTTCCGGAGCCGCCCGACCTGGCGGTGATCTGCGTGCCCAAGGAATCGGTGTTGGAGGTGGCGGACGAATGCGGCGCGATGGGCGTGCGCGGGCTGGTGGTGATCTCGGCCGGATTCCGCGAGGTGGGGGGCGACGGAACGGCGCTCGAGCGCGCGCTCGTGGACCAGGTGCGCCGCCACGGCATGCGCATGATGGGGCCCAACTGCATGGGCGTGATCAACACGCATCCCGGCATCTCGATGAACGCCACGTTCGCGCCCGGCATGCCGCCCACGGGCCACGCCGCGTTCGTGTCGCAGTCGGGGGCGCTGGGAGTGAGCGTGCTGGACTACGCGCGCGAGTACGGCATCGGGATCGCGCAGTTCGCGTCGGTGGGCAACAAGGCCGACGTGAGCGGCAACGATCTGCTCGAGCACTGGGAGCATGACGACAACGTGCGCGTGATCCTGATGTACGTGGAGAATTTCGGGAATCCGCGAAAGTTCCTGGAGATCGCCTCGCGGATCACGCGGCAGAAGCCGATCGTCGTGGTGAAGTCGGGGCGCTCCCGGGCGGGCGCGCGGGCCGCGTGGTCGCACACCGGCGCGCTCGCGGCTAGCGACACGGCGGTGGACGCGCTGCTGGCGCAGGCCGGCGTGCTGCGGGCGGCGTCGGTGGAGGAGTTGTTCGACATCGCGATGGCGCTGGGCGTGACGGCGCTGCCGCGGTCGCGTCGCACGGCCATCGTCACCAACGCCGGCGGGCCGGGGATCCTGGCGGCCGACGCGCTCGACGCGGCCGGCCTCGACGTGGTGGAGCTGAGCGCGCAGACGGTGGACGCGCTGCGGCCGCTGTTTCCGCCCGAGGCGTCGATCCGCAATCCGCTGGACATGATCGCGTCGGCCACGCCCGACGGCTACCGGCGCGCGGTGACCGCGTTCCTGGCCGATCCTGCCGTGGACGCCGTGCTGCCGATCTTCATTCCGCCGCTCAATTCGGAGCAGGAGGCGGTGGCGCAGGCGATCGCCGAGGCGGCGCGCACCAATCGCGACAAGCCGGTGCTGGCGGTGCTCATGGGCCGCCGCGGACTGCCGGAGGGGCGCGCCGAGCTGCACGCGGCGGGGATTCCCGCGTACGTGTTTCCCGAATCGGCGGCCCGCGCGCTGGCGGCGCTCAATCGGTACCGGGACTGGATCTCGCGGGAGCCGGAGCCGGCGGTGGCGCTGCCCGTGGATCGCGACGCGGCGGCCGCCATCGTGCGCCGCGCGTTGGCCGAGGGGCGTGAGCACCTGAGCGAATTCGACGCGCTGCAGGTGCTGGCCGCGTACGGCATTCCGGTGGCGCAGGCTACGCTGGCCACGGGGGCCGACGCCGCGGCTGAAGCGGCGTGCGCGCTCGGCTTTCCGGTGGCGCTCAAGATCGTCTCGCGCGACGTGATCCATAAGAGCGATGTGGGCGGCGTGCGTCTCGGGGTGCGGTCGGCGGCCGAGGCCCGCGCCGCGTTCGACGAGATCATGGCGGCGGTGGCGTCGCACGCGCCCAATGCGCGCGTCGACGGCGTGCTCGTGCAGCGCCTGGTGCAGGGCGGCCACGAGACGATCGCCGGCGTGGTGCGCGATCCCACGTTCGGACCGCTGGTCATGTTCGGGCTGGGCGGCGTGTTCGTGGAGGTGCTGCGCGACGTGGTGTTCCGGATCGCGCCGCTCGACCGCCGCACGGCCAACGAGATGGTGCGCGGCATCCGCGGACTCGGCATCCTCACCGGCGCGCGGGGCACCGAGCCGGCCGATCTCGCGGCGATCGCCGATGTCCTGCGGCGGCTGGCCCAGCTTGCGCTGGACCAGCCGGAGATCCTCGAGCTGGACGTGAATCCGTTGTTGGCGCAGGGGGGCGGCGCCATGGCCCTGGACGCGCGGGTGCGGTTGGCCCCCGCGCGCTGA